From Calliphora vicina chromosome 3, idCalVici1.1, whole genome shotgun sequence:
ttttatttaaatgccaaaaaaaacaagaagCGAACTGGAGGGAAGGAAAACGGAAGAAAACTCAAGGGTTTAAAAGCAAAGAGTTGTAAAAGCAGAGATATGAATACAAGTTATTGTTAGCGAAAACAGAAAACCCTAATAAATACATGCATACTTTggaattaaaaactaaacaaaggcagaaaaacataatttaaacaaattgtttataaataaactaaaataaaggttttacaaaaattaatatgaaaataatactactaaaaaaataaaaggaaaaacatGCCAGCAGTTctaattctagttcagttctagttcagttctagttcagttctagttcagttctagttcagttctagttcagttctagttcagttctagttcagttctagttcagttctagttcagttctagttcagttctagttcagttctagttcaggttgtagttcaggttgtagttcaggttgtagttcaggttctagttaaggtctagttcaggttctagttcaggttctagttcaggttctagttcaggttcttgttaaggtctagttcaggttctagttcaggttctagttcaggttctagttcaggttctagttgaggtctagttaaggttctagttcaggttctagttcagttctagttcagttctagttcagttctagttcagttctagttctagttcagttctagttcagttctagttcagttctagttcagttctagttcagttctagttcagttctagttcagttctagttcagttctagttcagttctagttcagttctagttcagttctagttcagttctagttcagttctagttcagttctagttcagttctagttcagttctagttcagttctagttcagttctagttcagttctagttcagttctagttcagttctagttcagttctagttcagttctagttcagttctagttcagttctagttcagttctagttcagttctagttcagttctagttcagttctagttcagttctagttcagttctagttcagttctagttcagttctagttcagttctagttcagttctagttcagttctagttcagttctagttcagttctagttcagttctagttcagttctagttcagttctagttcagttctagttcagttctagttcagttctagttcagttctagttcagttctagttcagttctagttcagttctagttcagttctagttcagttctagttcagttctagttcagttctagttcagttctagttcagttctagttcaggttctagttaagGTCTAGTTAAggtctagttcaggttctagttcaggttctagttcaagttctagttcatgttcttGTTAAggtctagttcaggttctagttcaggttctagttcaggttctagttcaggttctagttgaggtctagttaaggttctagttcaggttctagttcaggttctagttcaggttgtagttcaggttgtagttcaggttctagttcaggttctagttcaggttctagttcagcttctagttcaagttcaggttctagttcaagttcagttctagttcagttcaagtttttgtaatgaaaagCGATAACAATCCACATTACACCCAGTGTAAAGTAACTTGTTTAAAACTTATGAACTGTAGCTCATTTGACGCTTCACCATGTCTTGTCATTAAATATTATACTGAAACTTTAGCAAAAAAGTCAATGGTAACAAAAAATCTAAAGTTGGCaaaaatttcttcataaaaatagaaaacttttcattaacattaAGTTAAACAATGTCAAACACTAAATGCTGACTtagaaaaaaaacgttttattaaaagcaaatgtaacaatattatatAAGTTTAATAAAGAGCTGAATagtaaaatagtttttcaacATCTCACAAAGCCCACACAATGGAGAAAACAGcggtattttatataattttgggtAAGCTTGAGTTTGTATTccaatttaactttaatcaaaGTTAATTGAGAAATTTGCTTTTAGTTTCCTGTTTATTTTCCTTAATTGCGGCCGCTCCCAAACCTCAAACGGACAACGATGACCCTAATTTTGATGTGCTGCCTCATGTTATGAATCAAAATGTGGATTATAATGCTATGATGGGACATTTTAAGGATTTCTTTATGTATTTGCCCGTTATGTTTACCACTTTCCGTGAGACCATGTCTGGTTTTCCAAAATTAGCCGAGGGCATACGGATTTTAACTTCTCCTGGTTTTGAGAAAtcttatgatgatgatgacgattgCAAGTGTAAAACAAAGTCAAGACAAAATAGTAATGAAATTGATAAATCTTCTAGTATGTATAGATAAAAGGAATTTGGTTTATGAGTTAAGATCCTTTGGGATTTCTGGTCAATTGCTGTAAATATGTTAATAAAGATTTAttacatttgtttgtttgttattttgttaaactttaaaacaaatgattgtaaagaatttttttaattgtctcGCTTACTATGGGTCTTATTTAAGCTCTTGCGTGGTCGACTACTGATCCGTATCTAGCCCTCCTAAAAGCAGAGAGAGCTTCCAGAGCAAATCGTCCTCTATTTGTAGATTCTCCTAGTCTTGTCTAGTGATCGGGAGCAGAGAGATAATATGGAtcatttataataattacatGTTACACCATTTCTTTCGCTGTTGTAATCTGATCAGCTACTGACCGAGTAGAGAGAGAGAGCTTCCAGAACAAATCGTCCTCTACTGATAGGTTCTTCGAGTCTAGTCCAATGATCGAGATAAGAGAGATAATATGGAtcatttataataattacatGTTAAACACTTTCTTTCGCTGATCTGTAATCTGATCAGGTACTGATCGAGTAGAGAGAGAGCTTCCAGAACAACTCGTCCTCTACTGATAGGTTCTTCTAGTCTATTCCAATGATCGAGGGAAGAGAGAGAATATGGATAATAATTAGTTGTTATCGCTTTACTTCGCTGTTGTAATTTGATTATCTACTGATCGAGTAGAGAAAGAGCTTTTAGAATAACTCGTCCTCTACTGGTATGTTCTTCTAGTCTAGTATAGTGATCGATAGAAGAAGGGAGAGAATATGAATCATGGATCATGGATAATAATTCCATGTTATCCCTTACTTTCGTTGTTGAGATCTAATCACCTATCGTCCTCTACTGATAGGTTCATCTAGTCTATTCCAGTGATCGATAGAAGAGAGAGAATATGGATCATGGATAATAATTACATGTCATCTCTTTCTGTCGCTGTTGTAATTTGATTAGGTACTGATCGTGTAGAGAAAGAGCTTCCAAAACAACTGGTCCTCTACTGGTATGATCTTCTAGTCTATTTCAGTGATCGAGAAAAAAGAGAGAGAATGCGGAACATGGATAACAATTTCATGTTATCCCTATCTTTCGCTGCTGTAATCTGATCATCTACTGATCGTGTAGAGAAAGAGCTTCCAGAACAACTGGTCCTCTACTGGTATGATCTTCTAGTCTATTTCAGTGATCGAGAGAAGGCAGAGAATATGGATCATGGATAATAATTTCATGTTATCCCTTTCTATCGCTGTTGTAATCTGATCAGCTTCTGATCGAGTGGAGGAAGAGCTTCCAGATCAACAGGTCCTCTACTGGTATGATCTTCTAATATATTCCAGTGATCGAGAAAATAGAGAGAATACGGAACATGGATAACAATTTCATGTTATCCCTTTCTTTCGCTGTTGTAATCTGATCAGCTACTGATCGAGTAAAGAAAGAGCTCCTAGAACAACTCGCCCTCTACTGATAGGTTCTTCGAGTCTAGTCCAATGATCGAGATAAGAGAGAGAATATGGATCATTTATAACAATTACATGTTAAACCCTTTCTTTCGCTGTTGTAATCTGATCAGCTACTGATCGCGTAGAGAAAGACCTTCCAGAACAACTCGTCCTCTACTGATAGGTTCTTCTAGTCTAGGCCAATGATCGAGAGAAGAGAGAGAATATGGATCATGGGTACTAATTACGTGTTATCTCTTTCTTTCGTTGTTGTAATTTGATTAGGTACTGATCGTGTAGAGAAAGAGCTTCCAGAACAATTCGTCCTCTAATGGTATGATCGCCTAGTCTATTCCAGTGATCGAGAAAAGAGAGAAAATATGGAACAATGATAATAATTAAATGCCCTGGTAGCTATGAATGCCAACCACTGGTCTGAACAAAAAAACTGCTTCTGTATTATTAAAAAcctctaaaaaatttaattaaccaaatcatttaaattcacttttttttagataaaaccCAAAACATTTCTGCTTAATTTTGTATGCCTTGCTCCAATTTCAATTTCATGTTAATTTTCCTTGGAAATCCTTTCAAAAATTGTCTGCAATTGTGGTACACTCTTGCTGAAAAGGCAAAAtcgtttaattattattttaaaataaatgttgcaaaagttttttgttgttgtcgtaGTGGTTGTCCACAAAACAACATCATGTCGTTTATCTTAACAAATTCATCTCTTAAATCGTGCTTTAAACACAAAACTTAagctttcaattttatttgtacGTAAGTAACTAGTCGAAGTAGTAGTTTTGGTGTtgtatgttttatttctttctttcctttttttgttggtCTGTTCATTTAGGAGATAAGCGTctttttaagctaaaatgtcTCTTTAAATGTCGTTGTCGTTTTTTTTCCTTGGTCTCAACTCCCACTGAGTGtgtttttagaagaaaaaactgaaaagtaACTTTAAGGTTAAGTTTTATCCATTTACTTTATATTGTCAGGATTTTCAACTCAAGTTTGTAGTTAGTGTAGACAAAATCGAGTGGAGTTCAGTTTATTATGATGATGTGTCTTATagttttatctttatttttttatttttttggtggttGGACTCATAGAGCGTCTGTGTCTGTATGATTTAGTTTTGGTTGAAATCGTTTCGTGTCATTTATCAATTCATTTTGATCTCTGGCAcctttttctgtgtatgtacttgtcttttttcttttttattttttgcttaaaccTGTAAGATTTAGTTTTTAAGCTGGAACATGTTAAAGTATCATGATTTAAAGGAAAGCAAAAACATATTGATTTGTAAAATAGTTAAGGTTACACACAAATAAAACAcgaacaattttgatatttttaagaaaaattcaagGGTTGTCAGGTGAAGTAAATTGGGGCACTAAATCttggttatttttataatgaatttttatactaaatcgtTGTtcttttatactgaatttttatactaaatcgtggttctttttattaagaatttttatactaaatcgtggttctttttattacgaatttttatactaaatcgtggttctttttattaagaatttttgtaCTAAATCGTGGTTCTGTTTATACtggatttttatactaaatcgtggttctttttatactggatttttatactaaatcgtggttcttttatactaaatcgtggttctttttatactggatttttatactaaatcgtggttctttttatactgaatttttatactaaatcgtggttctttttatactggatttttatactaaatcgtggttcttttatactggatttttatactaaatcgtggttctttttatactggatttttatactaaatcgtggttctttttatactggatttttatactaaatcgtggttctttttatactggatttttatactaaatcgtgGTTCATTTTATACtggatttttatactaaatcgtggttctttttatactggatttttatactaaatcgtggttctttttatactggatttttatactaaatcgtggttctttttatactggatttttatactaaatcgtggttctttttatactggatttttatactaaatcgtggttctttttatactggatttttatactaaatcgtggttctttttatactggatttttatactaaatcgtggttctttttatactggatttttatactaaatcgtggttctttttatactggatttttatactaaatcgtgGTTCATTTTATACtggatttttatactaaatcgtggttctttttatactggATTTTTGgttcgtggttctttttattaagaatttttatactaaatcgtggttctttttattaagaatttttatactaaatcgtggttctttttattaagaatttttatactaaatcgtggttctttttattaagaatttttatactaaatcgtggttctttttattaagaatttttatactaaatcgtggttctttttattaagaatttttatactatatcgtggttctttttattaagaatttttatactaaatcgtggttctttttattaagaatttttatactaaatcgtggttctttttattaagaatttttatactaaatcgtggttatttttattaagaatttttatactaaatcgtggttctttttattaagaatttttatactaaatcgtggttctttttattaagaatttttatactaaatcgtggttctttttatactgaatttttatactaaatcgtggttctttttattaagaatttttatactaaatcgtggttctttttattaagaattttaatactaaatcgtggttctttttattaaaaatttttatactaaatcgtggttctttttactaagagtttttatactaaattgtggttctttttatttagaatttttatactaaatcgtggttctttttattaaaaatttttatactaaatcgtggttctttttattaagaatttttatactaaatcgtggttctttttattaagaatttttatactaaatcgtggttctttttattaagaatttttatactaaatcgtggttatttttattaagaatttttatactaaatcgtggttctttttattaagaatttttatactaaatcgtggttctttttattaagaatttttatactaaatcgtggttctttttatactgaatttttatactaaatcgtggttctttttattaagaatttttatactaaatcgtggttctttttattaagaattttaatactaaatcgtggttctttttattaaaaatttttatactaaatcgtggttctttttactaagagtttttatactaaattgtggttctttttatttagaatttttatactaaatcgtggttctttttattaaaaatttttatactaaatcgtggttctttttattaagaatttttatactaaatcgtggttctttttattaagaatttttatactaaatcgtggttatttttattaagaatttttatactaaattgtggttatttttatttagaatttttatattaaatcgtagttctttttatactggatttttatactaaatcgtggttctttttgtactggatttttatactaaatcgtggttatttttgtactgcatttttatactaaatcgtgGTTGTTTTTATACTGGATTTTTTGTactaaatcgtggttctttttgtactggatttttatattaaatcgtggttctttttattaagaatttttatactaaatcgtgtttctttttatactggatttttatactaaatcttggttctttttatactggatttttatactaaatcgtggttctttttatactaaatcgtggttctttttattaagaatttttatactaaatcgtggttctttttatactggatttttatactaaatcttGATTCTTTTTATACtggatttttatactaaatcgtgGTTAATTTTGTACtggatttttatactaaatcgtgGTTATTTTTGTAAAGAATTATATTAAATCCTGGTTCTTTTAATACTTTAATGATTCCTGCTAATAATTgaaactatttttgaaatttttattatttttttaatactttattgaaaCTTGCTTGTatcatattgttgttgtttttgttattaatacatGTCATTTCATTTAGCAtttgtcttgttttttttttgtattatttattaaataatttttatttattataaatatttatttgatttttttttcttaaatggtttaatttaaaggtttttgttttgttgtgtttgttttaaccattttgttgttgttttgtttattcattaatttattatttatcattattatttaaatatttatattattgttttattgtattgctatttttttgtttgtattttatataattttttttttgtttttgttcacaATAAAAATGGTGTAAAATGTGtgtttggtttggttttgttaaatgtgcaattgttgcttaatttattattttgttgtttttttaattttcatttcaattttcaGTTAATTCTTGTTTTAATGTCGGTATATGAGTGTTTTACTTTTGATTAGggttggttggtttttttttgtttggaaataaataaatatttttcttttttgcttaaattttaaatattttttatttaaacatattttgtattttctttaaatatattttaaaaaataatttgtttgttttttatgtattttattgtatttataataaagaaactgaaatttttttaaattataattcacAAAAATACAATTCACAACTACAATACAGTTCACACTTGCTTCGGTTTCTTTTACctttctttaatttataataaacactttctttgtgttttctttttttttgcattttattataaacatttctttttttaggttttttattaCTAATCcataaatttgtgtttttttttttgtggtatttcgctaatttttaaaattttttattttgccaaaatatatttcaaaaaaacattatttaaaaatatcgtATACATTGTTGTGTGGTGTTGGGgcaagaaaaatgtaaaattaattgaatatttcatttttaatttaatatttttttaggttaaaattaaaaacaaattttttataaagaaattttaataaaaatagtgaAAACATTCTTGCAATTgttcaataaaagttttgaccaaaaaaaataattttgaaaatagtaccaaaaaaagtttcctaaaagtaccaaaaaattttcccagaaagtaccaaaattgtttcatcaaatataaaaatgtttgttaaatctgTATTAATATCAGAAAACTAAAagttttgaccaaaaaaattaattttgaaaaaagtaccaaaaataaaatttttctaaaaagaaccaaaattgtttcccaaaaaagtacaaaattgtttctcaataagtattaaaaacacttttttcatcaaaaataaaaatttttgttgaaaactgtATTAATATCAGAAAAGTAACAATGTTtcctaaaaagtaccaaatttttctaaccaaaaagtaccaatttatttttttaaaaaactagtttttatttttttcataaagtattagttcttttttccccaaaaatataaaattttttttttttaaaaagtaccaattttttttgatcaaaaagtaccaagaactttatttcctaaaattctagtttttgttaaaaactgttttaataccagaaaagtaccaaaaaattttcccaaaaagtaccaacaattttttcccaaaaaagtacaaaattgtttttcaataagtactaaatacaatttttttcataaaaaaacaaaaatttttgttgaaaactggatcagaaaatatcagaaaagtaccaatgtttcctaaaaagtaccaaattttttcaaccaaaaagtaccaatttcattttttaaaaaacatgtttataatattttcataaagtaccagttcttttttccccaaaaatatgaaaattttttaaatattggaaaagtatcaaattttttttttaaaaaaagtaccaatttttttttaatcaaaaagtaccaagtcttttttaatcaaaaagtaccaagtctttatttccaaaaatactagtttttgttaaaaactgttttaataccagaaaagtaccaacaatttttcccaaaaagtaccaaaatttttttcctctaaagtaaacatttttggtatgaactgttttaatatcaaaaaagtacctatgttTCCTAAAAagtcccaaatttttttaaccaaaaagtaccaatttcattatttaaaaaaaaagtttttgctgaaaattgttttaatagaaGAAAAGTCCAAACATTTTACCTAAAAgtatctattttttaaaagtaccaagatttttttccccaaaaatataagatataggtgaaaatagttttaatatcaaaaaagtaccaattttttttcttcaaaaaagtaccaattttttttttcaaaaaagtaccattttttttttcaaaaaagtaccaatttttttaccaaaaagtaccaagtcctttttctccaaaaattagTTTGGAAAGTTTTAATATCTAAatggtattatttttatttctgaaaaagtaccaagtacatttttttctaaaaaaaaaaaataaaaaatttgtttttaattttaaaaaaattcctaatttttttttttaaatttttgttgcaatttcttTAActcttttgtaaatattatttcCACATTACCAAATTCTTATGCTTTGcttttaaatttatcttttcATTTTActaacacatttttctttttaagaccAACAAATTCTACTTTAATTTGCTTTTTTcatttggtttgtttttgtaatattaatcttaaaacttaatatttatataaacatttataaatttttgttattttttatataaattttttttagaaaaaaaattgtttgtcttttGAAATTACGTATATTCGTTACAAATCTTTTtcaagcttttttttttgttatcgagaaaaaaaggattttaagcttttttgtggttttgttttatctatgtatattaattaaatattatttatatttataatacatACATTAAGCCTAAGGTACACTgagaaaagaaaaatctttatatgtttacatttaaaatcataaattaacaactactttttaaatttattttagggACGTACGaagaaaaagaaattttcagattttattttaGGTTAAGATGTTAATAGCTGGGCTTATAATACAGTTTTTTAGGGGGTGAGTTtcattttcttaaaagaaatttGATATAAAGTAGAAACAGTTTTTTAGTTTctttcgtttgttttttttttttaatgggaGCACAGCtctttgttttggtttttttgtatatcaaatgtatttattgttttctaaactttatatcaaatttgttaagagtttgttttattaaatttgctaaatttttaattaaataaaattaatggaattaaaagaaattataaaatgaaaagtcaaatgaagaaatattaacattggCTTTGAAGATTTCGAAACTCTAGAATACGAACATTTTTTTGGGTGGAAAAAAGTAGACTTATTTCGTAGAAAATCATTGGAGACAAAACAGTTTATTTAGATAATCTTTGGCttgaaacatatttattaagaaaccaCTAGCAGCAACAAGTTTCTACTTAACAACATCGTcgaaaaacatgtttttatgAAGTTAATAGGAAAACTGgactatagtctcgcctatagtctggactatagtctggactatagtctcgcctatagtctggactatagtctcgcctatagtctggactatagtctagcctatagtctggactatagtctagcctatagtctggactatagtcttgactatagacaggactatagtcttgactatagacaggactatagtcttgactatagacaggactatagtcttgactatagacaggacaatagtcttgactatagacaggactatagacaggactatagtcttgactagaGACAGgactatagacaggactatagtcttgactatagacaggactatagtcttgactatagacaggactatagtcttgactatagacaggacaatagtcttgactatagacaggactatagacaggactatagtcttgactatagacaggactatagtcttgactatagacaggactatagtcttgactatagacaggactatagtcttgactatagacaggactatagtcttgactatagacaggactatagtcttgactatagacaggacaatagtcttgactatagacaggactatagacaggactataATCTTGACTAGAGACAGgactatagacaggactatagtcttgactatagagaggactatagtcttgactatagacaggactatagtcttgactatagacaggactatagtcttgactatagacaggactatagtcttgactatagacaggactatagtcttgactatagacaggactatagtcttgactatagacaggactatagaaaggactatagtcttgactatagacaggactatagtcttgactatagacaggacaatagtcttgactatagacaggactatagacaggactatagtcttgactatagacaggactatagtcttgactatagacaggactatagtcttgactatagacaggactatagtcttgactatagacaggactatagtcttgactatagacaggactatagaaaggactatagtcttgactatagacaggactatagtcttgactatagacaggactatagacaggactatagtcttgactatagacaggactatagtctttactatagacaggactatagtcttgactatagacaggactatagtcttgactatagacaggactatagtcttgactatagacaggactatagacaggactatagtcttgactatagacaggactatagtcttgactatagacaggactatagacaggactatagtcttgactatagacagggctatagtcttgactatagacaggactatagtcttgactatagacaggactatagacaggactatagtcttgactatagacaggactatagacaggactatagtcttgactatagacaggactatagtcttgactatagacaggactatagacaggactatagtcttgactatagacaggactatagtctttactatagacaggactatagtcttgactatagacaggactgtagtcttgactatagacaggactatagccttgactatagacaggactatagccttgactatagacaggactatagtcttgactatagacaggactatagacaggactatagacaggactatagtcttgactatagacaggactatagtcttgactatagacaggactatagacaggactatagtcttgactatagacaggactatagacaggactatagtcttgactatagacaggactatagtcttgactatagacaggactatagtcttgactatagacaggacaatagtcttgactatagacaggactatagacaggactatagtcttgactatagacaggactatagtcttgactatagacaggactatagtcttgactatagacaggactatagtcttgactatagacaggactatagacaggactatagtcttgactatagacaggactatagtcttgactatagacaggactatagtcttgactatagacaggactatagtcttgactatagacaggactatagtcttgactata
This genomic window contains:
- the LOC135955717 gene encoding uncharacterized protein LOC135955717; amino-acid sequence: MEKTAVFYIILVSCLFSLIAAAPKPQTDNDDPNFDVLPHVMNQNVDYNAMMGHFKDFFMYLPVMFTTFRETMSGFPKLAEGIRILTSPGFEKSYDDDDDCKCKTKSRQNSNEIDKSSSMYR